The Gopherus flavomarginatus isolate rGopFla2 chromosome 16, rGopFla2.mat.asm, whole genome shotgun sequence genomic sequence TGGGGCTAAAACACTGGGCCCCAGGAGCCCTGGGTTCGAGTCACAGCTTTGGCAATGCTCGTGGTGACTGGGCGGGCCCTTACtggctctgggcctcagtttccctcacctATAAAATGGAGAAAATTCTTCACTGGTCTGTTTAGACGGTGAGGGGCAGGAACCCCGCTGCTGCACCCAGCACAGGGGGGGCCGCTCTCGctcacccggcacaacagggagAGGAATACAGCGTTAGGCTCTCGCAGAGCCCTGCCCTCCTGGTgatgggggggcagcagggcccagACACCCAGAGGCCGTTACCTTTCGTCAGGGACAGGCAGCTTGTCCAGCAACTCCTGGCTCACGTAGACGTGGCACGTGGAGCAAGCCAGAGAGGCTTCGCAGGCGCCTGGGAACACAAGAGCAGAGAGTCAGGGGGCGGACAAGGCCCTTGCAGTggaaaggagcaggggggctgagcTACCcccagggagaagggggagcccAGCCACGTGTCTGTACAGGGAGGGCAGATTACATGAGTCCCTCACCTCTGGcagctcccctctcctgccccctgggTCCAGCTCTGGGACACCCTCCAGCGGCCTGACGGCCTCAGTGCCCTCACCCCAAAGGGACCCACTCTGGATTCTTGGGACTCCCTCTCAGCCTCATCCTCGGCTCCTGGGGGGGAAGCGGAGTCTGGCTACAGGGAGGGACGTGCGGGGACCATGAGCTTGAccccgccctgccccttcccacctccctgcaccATGGCCCCCTCTGGGGACTTGGAAAATCCCCTGAAAtacggggggttggggggagcacTGAAGAGATTCCAAGGGCTCCTGTAGTCACACCAGTCACTGGCAGCTGCTGGGGCCCAGGGAGAGCCTGGCTCCTGCCGGCCCACGGAGCTGTCTGCATCCCCGATCGTCTACCACCCAGcacggggcaggggagggcagagcgGCACAGACCTTCCAATTCGATGTCGTGCCTCTGGGCCAGGCGCAGCACATCCTCCCCCACACGCCCCTGCACGGGGATCCGGCGCCCGGAACGGTCAATGAAAACCACGTTCACCctagaggagggaaggggggtgttggggaaacaCAGTCAGATCCGGTGACCTCCTGCCACCACTGGAAGACGGGGGCTAGCAGGATTATATAGAGTGAATGGAGCCAGGGCTgctgacgggggtggggggatcagTTCTCGGGGCACACACAGCAGACCTCCAAGTCAGGGCAGCCTGCAAGCCAGCTGGAATGGGACCACACGGCAATCCTGGTGCTTCTCTCTTTCGCCAGGGCGACTGACAGGCATTAGCCACGCGCCAGACACAGCACCTCCCAGCCACAGATTGCACAGTACGTTACAGAGCAAGGTCAGGGTCATCCTAGTCACatcacaggtggggaaactgaggcacagagcaagccagagacttgcccaagcggcagagctgggaacagaaccctggTCTCCCGAATTCCAGTCCAGCACTGCACCCACGGGGCCATGCTGCCACTCTTGCAGGGCTGTagaggcccccaggaccccattcTCTGAGCCCCCCTACAGAGGGGCAGGATCTGGAAATATCATCCACCTGGTGAGGGAGGCAGGTATGATCCTTGTTTTACTGACCAGGGACAAAGAGGGGCAGTGACTTGCCAGAGGTCACACACGGAGTTGGTGTCAGCCCTGAGattagaacccaggcatcctgcacCCCAGTGCTGTGCTCAGCCCACTACTGCCCACGTCCTTCTGGACCATGTctggcagcctctgagcacagaCACTGTCCTGGCTGAGGAGGCAGCGTCAATCCTCCAATGCGACGGCTGCGAAAAGGGCCTGAGCTTTGTCCCATGCGCGGATCCTGGTACTCACACGTCGCCCGCGGGCTCCGCTGTGCAGCTCTCGTCTTCCACCTGGAGCACCCCTGGGACAAAGACATGGCAGCTCAGCTAGCGGCAGAGCTCCCGGGGCCGTCGGCCCAGCCTGAGGGGCAGGAGCCTGAAAGCGCACGGGGCGAACAGTGTCCTGGGCCGGTACGTGCGGAGGTGGCGCAGCCACTGCCCGGTCCCCACGCCGGCCCGGCCCtggcggggcagggggcagcgggcGGGATGGGAACGGCCGGTTCGAACAGGCCATGGACAGAAGGAGCCGCGGGCCCAGGaacccgggccgggccgggcccgtgGGAAGGTGCCAGGGAATTAGGAGCCCAGTTCAGCCCGGAAGGCAGCGGGAAGTGGGGCGCCCCGCAGACCCCGCGCCGAGCCCGCAGCCGGGCGGGGCATCCCCCTCCGACGAGCGCCTTGCACGGGGGGGCACCCGGCTCAGTCGCGCCCCGCTAGGGTGACGGTGACAATCGTGACGTGTCTGGCGGGTCTCGGCCCCCCCGGAGCCCCCCCCAGCGCCGAGCCCGCCCGTGGCCGTGGCCGTGGGGGTCCCACGCGCGGCCCTGCCCGAGCTCGgggcggcccggccccgccccaccTGCCGTGCGGAAGCCCCGCGCCGGGCGGAGCCGCAGCCCCCCGGCCGcccccagcagcagccgccgAGTCACCGTCCCGCCGCCTGCCGCCCCGGGGGCCGCCATGACAGGCGTCACGTGACCCAGGCGGGGTCAGGGGTCACCGGCAGCGGGTGAGTCCGGGAgacaggagggggcggggccatgctgaggggcggggccgggaccagAGGGGGGCGGGcattggggggtgaggggcaggggcaggaccagGACCgggggtgggggcctggggccggggccatgctggagggaggtggggcaggaccAGGAGAGCGGGTGGGGGCCCAGGTCCATGCTGAGGGGCAGGACCAagagggaggcagagtggggctagagctatgctgggggggggggggtgaggaccAGGAGGGGTCTGGGGCCGTGCTTGGGGGAGAGGCAGGACTAGGACCAGGAGAGCaggtgggggcctggggccatgcTAGGGGGCAGGACCAagagggaggcagagtggggctagaGCTATGCTTGGGGGGGTGGTGAGGACCAGGACCAGGACAGGGGCTCGGGGCCTGGGGCcatgctgcggggggtggtgaggggcagggcaggaccaggaccaggaccaggaGGGGTCTGGGGCCGTGCTTTGGGGGAGAGGCAGGACTAGGACCAGGAGAGCGGGTGGGAGCCTGGGGCCATGCTAGGGGGCAGGACCAagagggaggcagagtggggctagaGCTATGCTGGGGGGGCGGTGAGGGGCAGAaccaggaaggaggttggggcaAGCACAGGGCTGGCGctatcatttaggcagcctaggcaattgcctagggtgccaggattattcgggaggcagcattttgccaggggggtggcaggtggctccagttgacctgccgcagtcatgcctgcggacgggcGGCTGCTCgcttggctccggtggaccgcccacaggcatgatggcggcagctccaccggagccgcaggatcaGCGTGGGGGGGGCGAAATgcccgtgcgcctagggcgcgagaaaccctagcgcc encodes the following:
- the FDX2 gene encoding ferredoxin-2, mitochondrial, with product MAAPGAAGGGTVTRRLLLGAAGGLRLRPARGFRTAGVLQVEDESCTAEPAGDVVNVVFIDRSGRRIPVQGRVGEDVLRLAQRHDIELEGACEASLACSTCHVYVSQELLDKLPVPDEREEDMLDLAPQLQENSRLGCQIILTKELEGAEFTLPKITRNFYVDGHVPKPH